GGTCGACTGGGCGGGGGTGGCCGCGGGCCGAATCCAGGTCCGGCTGCGGCAGGAACCCGGCGCGGGCAATTCGATGGGGGTGATGAAGTTCATGTTCCCCAACGAGCAGGGCATCTACCTCCACGACACGCCCTCGACCGAATTGTTCGGCGAGGCGTCGCGGTTGTTCTCTGGCGGGTGCGTCCGGCTCGAAGCCGCGCCGCGGCTGGCGCAGTGGCTCTACGGCCGTTCGCTCAAGGCCGCCGGGGCGACGCCCGAGCAGCAAGTGCCGCTCGACCGGCCCGTCCCCGTCTACATTACCTATTTGACCGCGGTGCCGAGCGGCGACGGCGTTTATGCGGTCCACGACGACATCTACAAACGCGACGCGAGCCGGATGGTGGTGCTGTTCGGCGGCAGTGCCGCGCCGACGCGGGCAGTCGCCGCGCGCTAGCGGCGCGACCAGTTGGCGATGTAGGTGATCTCGTCGGGGCGTGGGCGGCCCGCCGAGTCGCGCGCGGGGGCGAAGCGCAGGCGGGGCACCAGCATCTGGCAGATGACCGCATCGAGTTCGGAGTCGCCGCTGCTCTGTCGCGCCCGGCAGTCGGTCGCGCGGCCGCTCGCGTCGACCCTGATCGCATAAGCGGCGCTGCCGGCGGGAACGTCGTAGGAGCGGATCACGCGATAGTCGGGGCGAGCCAACCCGCCGCCGAGCCAGCGCGCCCCGGTGCCGCGACCGACCCCGTCACCCTGCCCGCCGTTGCCGCCTCCGCCAATCCCGGCACCGTTGGCGCCCGCGCCATTGCCCGTACCGGACTGGAGCCCGGCGCCGCTCGACTGGTCGCGTCCCGTCACTGGCGCGGGTTCGCGCGCGACCGGTAGCGGGGTGGGCAGCGGGCGTGGCGGGACCGGCAGGATGACCGGCGCGGGCTTGGCCGCGAGGTCGGTCGCCCCTTCGGCTTCCTTGGGCGCGGCCTGCGTCTCGCGCGCCGGCGGTGGGAGTGGAGTCGGCGGAGGCGGCGCGACGTCGAAGGTGGTCAGCTGGTCGCGCGCGGCGCGGATGAGGGCGGGGCCGCGCAAGCCGGCGATCAGCGCCAGCCCGAGCGCGAGGTGCACGCCGAGCACCAATCCGAGGGACTTGGCGCGGTCGCGGCGGTCGGTGCGGTAAGGCATGACGCAGCCATCAACGCACGTTGCCGGCTCGGGTGTCAGCGTGCGTCCTCGACCCCGGCGAGGAAGCCGGCGAGTACGCGGTTGAAGATCGCCGGCTGCTCGATGTTGCTGAGGTGGCCGGCGCCGACGATCTCGACCAGCGCCGCATGGGGAATGCGGTCTTTGAGGTCCTCGCTCAGCGCCGGGGGCGTGATGGCGTCCTCGCTGCCGCACAGGATCAGCACCGGGCAGCGAATGAGACTAACCCGCTCGCGCTGGTCGGCGAGCCACACCGCCGCTGCGCCCTGGACGTAGGCCGCGGGGTCGATCGCCGCCATCGTCTCGATCAGGTTGGCCTGCAGCACCGCCGAGGTTCCCGGAGCAACCAGCGCGCCGACCCGCGCCTCGGCCAGCCCGCGCATGCCGAGATTGGCGGCGGCGGCGACCGAGCGATCGTGGATCGCCTGCCCGTCGGGATGCCGTGCGAAGCTGTCGGCGAGAATGAGCGAGGCACAGCGCTCGGGCGCCGCGGCATACATCGCGATGGCTACCACCCCGCCGAGCGACAGGCCGCACAGGTGCGCGTTCTCGATGCCGAGCGCGTCGAGCGCGGCCCAGCAGGAAGCGGCGAAGTCGTCGAGCCCGGCGCCGGCGCGCGGCGCGCTGTCGCCATAGCCGGGATAGTCGAGCGCGACCGTCCGCCGCTCTCCACCGAAGGCGTCGAGCTGGGGCTGCCACACGCTCTTGTCCGAGCCGACCCCGTGGAGAAGCACCAGCGATGTTCCGCCATGGCCCTGTTCGATCAGGCCAATCCGGCCGGCATCCGTGTCGATCGCTCCCATCGGCCTGCTCTTGGCAGGTCGGGGTCGCGGCGGCTAGCCGTGGGGAATGACCCGGATGACCGTCAACGGCCAGGCACTCGAATATAAGCTCGACCCGCAGACGCCCTTGCTGTGGGCGCTGCGCGAGGCGTCGAACCTCACCGGCACCAAGCACGGCTGCGACGACGGCGGCTGCGGCGCCTGCACGGTGATCGTCGACGGGCGCGCGCAGCTCAGCTGCCAGTTACCGCTCGGCTCGCTCGAGGGGTCGGTGGTGACGACCATCGAAGGGCTGTCGGCGGATCGCGCGCATCCAGTGCAGCAGGCGTGGCTGGCCGAGCAGGTCACCCAGTGCGGCTTTTGCGAGCCGGGCTTCATCATGGCGATCGCGGCGCTGCTGCAGGCGAGCCCGCGGCCGAGTCGCGAGCAGATCGAGGCGCTGCCCAATCGCTGCGCCTGCGGGGCGCAACCGCGAATCCTGAAGGCGATCGCGCGCGCTTCGGCGGCGCTCGCCCAGCCCGCCCC
The Sphingomonas ginsengisoli An et al. 2013 genome window above contains:
- a CDS encoding (2Fe-2S)-binding protein, whose protein sequence is MTRMTVNGQALEYKLDPQTPLLWALREASNLTGTKHGCDDGGCGACTVIVDGRAQLSCQLPLGSLEGSVVTTIEGLSADRAHPVQQAWLAEQVTQCGFCEPGFIMAIAALLQASPRPSREQIEALPNRCACGAQPRILKAIARASAALAQPAPSVNVALPKR
- a CDS encoding alpha/beta fold hydrolase; translation: MGAIDTDAGRIGLIEQGHGGTSLVLLHGVGSDKSVWQPQLDAFGGERRTVALDYPGYGDSAPRAGAGLDDFAASCWAALDALGIENAHLCGLSLGGVVAIAMYAAAPERCASLILADSFARHPDGQAIHDRSVAAAANLGMRGLAEARVGALVAPGTSAVLQANLIETMAAIDPAAYVQGAAAVWLADQRERVSLIRCPVLILCGSEDAITPPALSEDLKDRIPHAALVEIVGAGHLSNIEQPAIFNRVLAGFLAGVEDAR